The Neodiprion fabricii isolate iyNeoFabr1 chromosome 4, iyNeoFabr1.1, whole genome shotgun sequence genome window below encodes:
- the LOC124180506 gene encoding cystinosin homolog isoform X1: protein MIIQQYTWLFVLLAIGQSLADFTVSEQDLTVTVDGQKTFDLYLNNSLSEDVEVRFDIQHSDLVKTNPANFSLSAANTTAQWTITVFGLSAGYSTVSANVTPSDAASVTNAFVRVTIEKSETLRHVSVVVGWVYFLAWSISFYPQIHINYKRKSVVGLNFDFLSLNIVGFVMYSLFNCGLYWIPEIEQEYFNRYPKGLNPVKVNDVVFALHAVFATTVTILQCFIYERGTQRVSIMARVIHGIFTIFILVSIILAGIDTIKWLDFLYYCSYVKLAITLIKYVPQAFYNYKRKSTIGWSIGNIFLDFTGGMLSMLQMILDAYNYDDWDSIFGDPTKFGLGFFSVAFDIFFLVQHYVLYRDRNDYLELPEDCCEDQNQENHRVDTSLGYQAVDK, encoded by the exons atgattattcaaCAGTACACATGGCTTTTTGTGCTCTTAG CTATCGGACAGTCTTTGGCCGACTTCACTGTGTCAGAGCAAGATTTGACGGTCACCGTCGATGGTCAGAAAACGTTCGATCTCTATTTGAA CAACTCGTTGTCCGAGGATGTAGAAGTAAGATTTGACATACAGCATTCAGATTTGGTGAAGACAAATCctgcaaatttttcactctccgCTGCAAACACAACCGCACAATGGACTATCACAGTATTTGGTCTAAGTGCGGGCTATTCTACAGTTTCCGCAAATGTTACACCTAGCGATGCCGCATC TGTTACCAATGCCTTCGTACGTGTGACTATAGAAAAGTCAGAAACCCTGCGTCACGTGAGTGTCGTAGTTGGTTGGGTGTATTTCTTGGCATGGAGCATCAGTTTTTATCCCCAAATTCACATCAACTACAAACGCAAGAGTGTAGTgggtttgaattttgatttcctATCGTTAAATATCGTCGGTTTTGTAATGTACAGTTTGTTCAACTGCGGACTATATTGGATTCCCGAAATCGAG CAAGAATATTTCAATCGCTATCCCAAGGGTTTAAACCCTGTCAAAGTGAACGATGTCGTATTTGCATTGCACGCCGTGTTTGCAACGACAGTTACGATCCTTCAGTGTTTCATTTACGAG AGAGGGACGCAGAGAGTGTCAATAATGGCGCGTGTGATACAtggaatttttacaatttttatactagTCTCAATAATTCTAGCTGGAATAGACACAATCAAGTGGTTAGACTTTTTGTATTACTGCAGCTACGTAAAACTGGCTATTACGCTTATCAAATACGTACCACAGGCgttttataattacaaaagaaaatcaaCAATAGGATGGAGTATCGGAAATATATTCTTGGATTTCACCGGCGGCATGTTATCAATGCTGCAAATGATACTCGATGCATACAATTatg ATGACTGGGACAGCATTTTCGGAGATCCAACAAAGTTTGGACTAGGATTTTTCTCCGTTGCTTTTGACATTTTCTTCCTTGTACAACATTACGTATTATACAG
- the LOC124180506 gene encoding cystinosin homolog isoform X2, with protein MIIQQYTWLFVLLAIGQSLADFTVSEQDLTVTVDGQKTFDLYLNNSLSEDVEVRFDIQHSDLVKTNPANFSLSAANTTAQWTITVFGLSAGYSTVSANVTPSDAASVTNAFVRVTIEKSETLRHVSVVVGWVYFLAWSISFYPQIHINYKRKSVVGLNFDFLSLNIVGFVMYSLFNCGLYWIPEIEQEYFNRYPKGLNPVKVNDVVFALHAVFATTVTILQCFIYERGTQRVSIMARVIHGIFTIFILVSIILAGIDTIKWLDFLYYCSYVKLAITLIKYVPQAFYNYKRKSTIGWSIGNIFLDFTGGMLSMLQMILDAYNYDDWDSIFGDPTKFGLGFFSVAFDIFFLVQHYVLYRHASEKQIDLNGRV; from the exons atgattattcaaCAGTACACATGGCTTTTTGTGCTCTTAG CTATCGGACAGTCTTTGGCCGACTTCACTGTGTCAGAGCAAGATTTGACGGTCACCGTCGATGGTCAGAAAACGTTCGATCTCTATTTGAA CAACTCGTTGTCCGAGGATGTAGAAGTAAGATTTGACATACAGCATTCAGATTTGGTGAAGACAAATCctgcaaatttttcactctccgCTGCAAACACAACCGCACAATGGACTATCACAGTATTTGGTCTAAGTGCGGGCTATTCTACAGTTTCCGCAAATGTTACACCTAGCGATGCCGCATC TGTTACCAATGCCTTCGTACGTGTGACTATAGAAAAGTCAGAAACCCTGCGTCACGTGAGTGTCGTAGTTGGTTGGGTGTATTTCTTGGCATGGAGCATCAGTTTTTATCCCCAAATTCACATCAACTACAAACGCAAGAGTGTAGTgggtttgaattttgatttcctATCGTTAAATATCGTCGGTTTTGTAATGTACAGTTTGTTCAACTGCGGACTATATTGGATTCCCGAAATCGAG CAAGAATATTTCAATCGCTATCCCAAGGGTTTAAACCCTGTCAAAGTGAACGATGTCGTATTTGCATTGCACGCCGTGTTTGCAACGACAGTTACGATCCTTCAGTGTTTCATTTACGAG AGAGGGACGCAGAGAGTGTCAATAATGGCGCGTGTGATACAtggaatttttacaatttttatactagTCTCAATAATTCTAGCTGGAATAGACACAATCAAGTGGTTAGACTTTTTGTATTACTGCAGCTACGTAAAACTGGCTATTACGCTTATCAAATACGTACCACAGGCgttttataattacaaaagaaaatcaaCAATAGGATGGAGTATCGGAAATATATTCTTGGATTTCACCGGCGGCATGTTATCAATGCTGCAAATGATACTCGATGCATACAATTatg ATGACTGGGACAGCATTTTCGGAGATCCAACAAAGTTTGGACTAGGATTTTTCTCCGTTGCTTTTGACATTTTCTTCCTTGTACAACATTACGTATTATACAG ACACGCCAGTGAAAAGCAGATTGACCTGAATGGACGAGTATAG